One genomic segment of Bacteroides caccae includes these proteins:
- a CDS encoding metallophosphoesterase family protein, protein MEKIFDIAKDSEQKWGVIAQGIDGNFEEVFSKIGYTRSNTDAIPANGEYVNRDFTLADGEDVGLYVDADAIFQPGCMLTFYIYKNDGMRISRTIKNKTTYDSLRTLFSYTSGDITGYAYYITGHNAGNVITSFKYYGVEDDVETLSTSIPEINESIKCVSDNLAYTQKIAGGRTTINIALTAGLSVEPDVKFPCIIKKDSQVTFNVVDADGIINSNPSVYLWYTDETRSPALNVNTLIDITSDVEAIAIYLTGSSVLMSGTIKLYADFSNLIIKEAKDYADGKDKLFELVGIGASSAIYSDWKIGDLYYSTSRNKIYRCCSIAPFDTEETNILDRGVLYKYNGIIYIYDGISLTKYHDKDIEDGVILDYNEYLVGEDVNNDNTGGDKATYIYKDIARFGVAADEQVEISCDNIKDAISARSIQIYGFTKNGEKTEIKSMGAGKIVFLPSLLYEALSVRLYPTTSGMSASYATYTGLKIRKTRSEPVPAYYLKDNYLKDKLSTIRGKMADAQGNYDAFVFITDIHWLRNTKNSPALINYISSRVPLPRVIMGGDYADGLNIDCNLAFNSLSNKIYRAIGNHEYMNYFEEDEVQVKTNITDAEIWSSLQSGMTDCVIGDANTNYYYVDNTVQKMRYVFLSVFTDDSAGKFEETQATWLNNTLANMPDGYLAVVVAHYYMSDDYPTSWTPTLTSIGQQIANICDSHSGNVACMLQGHTHMDLMKKTDGGIPIFSTTCDKANADSDEIGERASYIYGKRTNGTINEQAFDVVIINKNAKKVSLVRIGAPADNGGGAELEVREQTYA, encoded by the coding sequence ATGGAAAAGATATTTGATATAGCAAAAGACTCCGAACAAAAGTGGGGAGTCATTGCGCAAGGGATAGATGGGAACTTTGAGGAAGTATTTTCCAAAATTGGATACACACGAAGCAATACTGACGCAATACCTGCCAATGGCGAATATGTTAATCGGGATTTCACTCTTGCAGATGGAGAAGATGTCGGATTATATGTAGATGCTGATGCTATTTTCCAGCCGGGTTGTATGCTGACATTCTATATTTATAAGAATGACGGTATGCGGATAAGCAGAACTATCAAGAATAAGACTACTTACGATAGTCTGCGTACTCTATTCTCCTATACAAGTGGAGATATTACTGGCTATGCATATTATATTACAGGTCATAATGCCGGAAATGTTATCACCTCATTCAAGTATTATGGGGTTGAAGACGATGTAGAAACACTTTCAACGTCTATTCCCGAGATAAACGAAAGTATTAAATGCGTTTCTGACAATCTTGCGTACACGCAAAAAATAGCAGGAGGGAGAACTACGATAAATATAGCACTAACTGCGGGTTTATCTGTAGAACCAGATGTAAAGTTCCCGTGCATAATTAAAAAGGATTCTCAGGTGACATTTAATGTTGTGGATGCAGATGGAATAATAAATTCGAATCCTAGTGTGTACTTATGGTATACAGATGAGACAAGGAGCCCCGCATTAAATGTAAATACATTGATAGATATTACTTCCGATGTTGAAGCTATAGCGATTTACTTAACAGGATCATCGGTGCTTATGTCTGGAACAATCAAGTTATATGCAGATTTCTCAAACTTAATTATTAAAGAGGCAAAAGATTATGCTGATGGTAAGGATAAATTGTTTGAACTGGTTGGAATTGGTGCTTCATCTGCCATTTATAGCGATTGGAAAATCGGTGATTTATATTATTCAACCTCCAGAAATAAGATATATAGATGTTGCTCCATAGCCCCATTTGATACAGAAGAAACTAATATCTTGGATAGAGGTGTATTGTATAAATATAATGGAATTATTTACATTTATGATGGTATATCTTTAACTAAATACCACGATAAGGATATTGAAGATGGCGTAATACTTGATTATAACGAGTATCTTGTCGGAGAGGATGTAAATAACGATAATACAGGAGGAGATAAAGCAACTTATATCTATAAGGATATCGCCCGATTCGGGGTTGCGGCTGATGAACAGGTTGAAATTTCTTGTGATAACATAAAAGATGCTATTTCTGCTAGATCAATACAAATTTATGGTTTTACGAAAAACGGTGAAAAAACTGAGATTAAGTCAATGGGTGCGGGTAAAATAGTTTTTTTGCCTTCTTTGTTATATGAAGCTTTGTCTGTAAGGTTGTACCCGACAACAAGCGGTATGAGTGCATCATATGCTACTTATACAGGTCTTAAGATACGAAAAACTAGAAGCGAACCTGTACCTGCATATTATTTGAAGGATAATTACCTTAAGGATAAGCTATCAACGATAAGAGGTAAGATGGCGGATGCGCAAGGCAATTACGATGCATTTGTATTCATCACGGACATCCATTGGCTCCGCAATACTAAAAACTCCCCCGCGCTCATTAATTACATTTCAAGCAGAGTTCCGTTACCAAGAGTTATAATGGGAGGAGATTATGCAGACGGATTGAACATAGACTGTAACTTGGCGTTTAATTCTTTAAGCAATAAGATATATCGCGCCATCGGCAATCACGAATATATGAATTATTTTGAAGAAGATGAGGTGCAGGTAAAAACCAATATCACGGACGCAGAAATATGGTCATCATTACAAAGTGGCATGACAGACTGTGTTATAGGCGATGCAAATACAAATTACTATTATGTAGATAACACTGTCCAGAAAATGAGGTATGTGTTCCTTTCGGTGTTTACTGATGATTCGGCAGGTAAATTTGAGGAAACGCAGGCTACTTGGTTAAACAATACCCTAGCGAATATGCCAGACGGTTATCTTGCAGTTGTTGTTGCTCATTATTATATGTCTGATGATTATCCGACATCTTGGACTCCTACATTAACATCTATTGGTCAGCAGATAGCTAATATATGTGATTCGCATAGTGGAAATGTTGCGTGTATGTTGCAGGGGCATACGCATATGGACTTAATGAAAAAGACAGATGGTGGTATACCAATATTTTCTACAACTTGCGACAAGGCTAATGCGGATAGTGATGAGATTGGTGAAAGGGCTTCTTATATTTATGGTAAGCGAACTAATGGAACAATAAATGAACAGGCATTCGATGTGGTCATTATCAATAAAAACGCAAAAAAAGTCAGCCTTGTCAGGATTGGTGCGCCTGCTGACAATGGGGGAGGAGCTGAACTTGAAGTAAGAGAGCAAACTTATGCATAA
- a CDS encoding DUF6808 domain-containing protein, producing the protein MKSLPWILVCLLVGVLVWMRCNPHEPSTVYIKGDTVHIRDTVRDTIPKPVKETLKRTDTVYLPILIDTTTDRTVEGDSIPVLIPITSKEYKTDDYRAVVSGYKPTLDFMEVYRDNKIITLTPVQKRKRLGLGLQAGYGYPGGLYFGAGVSYNLFMW; encoded by the coding sequence ATGAAGTCCCTCCCTTGGATATTAGTCTGCCTGCTTGTAGGTGTTCTCGTGTGGATGCGTTGTAATCCGCACGAGCCTTCAACTGTGTACATTAAAGGAGATACCGTACATATCCGGGACACAGTAAGAGACACAATCCCTAAGCCGGTAAAAGAAACTCTGAAACGTACCGATACGGTATATCTACCTATTCTGATAGATACAACGACTGACAGAACCGTAGAAGGAGATTCTATTCCGGTACTGATACCGATCACAAGCAAGGAGTATAAGACCGATGATTACCGGGCGGTAGTCAGTGGATATAAGCCGACCCTTGACTTCATGGAAGTGTATAGAGACAATAAGATCATCACTCTTACTCCTGTACAGAAAAGAAAACGCTTGGGATTGGGCTTGCAGGCAGGATATGGTTATCCGGGTGGTTTGTACTTCGGTGCCGGAGTGAGTTATAATTTGTTTATGTGGTAA
- a CDS encoding DUF7841 family protein, which yields MRREPLDIRDRRPEEMEVYLSNFGWHFNKKMCEFAVSLMKKLNPSSGKKERIEPISKEKVDELLTRYGIKLENNVLYDYVYVANMGKADFLKSSIPDEAHLALYIKDTIDDSDAPDGTTMRRWYATMIAAGEPVEWDEML from the coding sequence ATGAGAAGAGAACCTTTGGATATAAGAGACAGAAGGCCGGAAGAAATGGAGGTATATCTGTCCAACTTCGGTTGGCACTTCAATAAGAAAATGTGTGAATTTGCCGTATCTTTGATGAAGAAGCTTAATCCTTCTTCTGGGAAAAAGGAACGTATTGAGCCGATATCAAAAGAGAAAGTTGATGAATTGCTTACTCGTTACGGTATAAAACTTGAAAATAACGTATTGTATGACTATGTATATGTTGCCAACATGGGGAAGGCTGACTTCCTGAAATCATCCATTCCTGATGAAGCGCATTTGGCTCTGTACATAAAAGATACGATTGATGATTCTGATGCTCCTGACGGAACAACAATGCGGCGGTGGTATGCGACAATGATTGCGGCCGGAGAACCGGTAGAGTGGGACGAAATGCTCTGA
- a CDS encoding toxin-antitoxin system HicB family antitoxin → MSRKDLQYYKSLEYNVIIKKEELDGEKWYVAYCNELGLNACHGIGEDKVSALNSFIEEKDAFIEMLYEKGEPIPEVVNEEQNSSGTFSVRTSSWVHSSLIQQAKMNGVSLNSYVNQLLAYGIGQHDVSLKCERKIDEIDEKITAQNDMILRNLNSINYKTNTLFCNATQSRFYEHTEFKSVI, encoded by the coding sequence ATGTCACGAAAAGATTTACAGTACTACAAATCATTGGAGTACAATGTTATTATTAAAAAAGAAGAACTTGATGGCGAAAAGTGGTATGTTGCATACTGCAATGAGCTTGGTTTAAATGCATGTCATGGGATAGGAGAAGATAAAGTATCTGCTTTAAATAGTTTTATTGAAGAAAAAGATGCTTTTATAGAAATGTTGTATGAAAAAGGAGAGCCTATCCCTGAAGTTGTAAATGAGGAGCAAAATTCAAGTGGTACATTTTCAGTTAGAACATCCTCATGGGTTCATTCTTCGTTGATACAACAAGCTAAAATGAATGGTGTTTCCCTCAATTCTTATGTTAATCAATTATTAGCATACGGAATTGGGCAACATGATGTTTCATTGAAATGTGAAAGAAAAATAGATGAGATTGATGAAAAGATTACTGCCCAAAATGATATGATTTTAAGGAACCTTAATTCAATTAATTACAAAACAAATACCTTGTTTTGTAATGCTACTCAATCTCGTTTTTATGAACATACCGAATTTAAATCAGTTATATAA
- a CDS encoding DUF6965 family protein, with protein sequence MAEEKKYDHDSVNELLTWAKDVLDNKKYPSGEFQLDKCAKILDCGKYLDSMISVISRNWENPTFHPSIDQLRLFKEKIEKGV encoded by the coding sequence ATGGCAGAAGAAAAGAAATACGACCACGACTCGGTGAATGAGTTACTGACATGGGCTAAGGATGTTCTTGACAACAAGAAATATCCTTCCGGAGAGTTCCAATTGGATAAATGTGCGAAGATTCTCGACTGCGGGAAGTATCTGGATTCAATGATTTCGGTTATCTCTAGGAACTGGGAGAATCCTACTTTTCATCCTAGTATAGATCAGTTGAGATTGTTTAAGGAGAAGATAGAGAAAGGAGTATAA
- a CDS encoding site-specific integrase produces MATLKLTIFKAKVLKDGRHKIRIAVCHKKETCYIVTRFIIDNLSQFKDGQVTKRPDASIINSKLRNMMNDMQNKLDEIKHQSLYSCKQIKDMLVSDLETKDKQNITYQKACSIFIDELNSEGRESYAVLIERSCRYFTEFTKGEIPMSDITPNMIEGFSRYLKTKKGIGNTTIGMMMSQIKAVINRNINLGSVRYDIHPFVNKKIPKSPVREVDISLESLNIIKHSNPKEKKYIVARDVFMLSFYLGGMNLIDIMNTRFGDDKVDYVRIKTRFKTETEQHCLLPITAPAKKIIDRWINNKTKKLDFGYSFSYHNFSRYICRSLAILAKELGIKEKVVFYSARKSFAQYAFDLGIPDNVIDYCLAHSDKGRGIVRYYTKTRFKQAEIAIKRVIDYIEEPDKYKEYIEMKADIMLMKT; encoded by the coding sequence ATGGCAACTCTTAAACTTACAATTTTCAAAGCAAAAGTTTTAAAAGACGGAAGGCATAAAATAAGAATAGCTGTATGTCATAAGAAAGAGACATGTTATATTGTAACACGTTTCATTATTGATAACTTATCGCAATTCAAGGATGGACAGGTAACAAAACGGCCTGATGCTTCAATTATTAATTCTAAACTAAGAAACATGATGAACGATATGCAGAATAAACTTGATGAAATAAAGCATCAATCTCTTTATTCTTGCAAACAAATCAAAGATATGCTAGTTTCTGACTTAGAAACAAAAGACAAACAGAACATCACATATCAAAAAGCATGCTCCATATTTATAGATGAGCTAAACTCCGAAGGTAGAGAAAGTTATGCTGTATTGATTGAAAGGAGTTGCAGATACTTTACAGAGTTTACTAAAGGAGAAATCCCCATGTCTGATATAACTCCAAATATGATTGAAGGATTTTCAAGATACTTGAAAACCAAAAAGGGCATAGGAAATACAACAATTGGGATGATGATGTCTCAAATAAAAGCCGTAATAAATAGGAATATCAATTTAGGTTCCGTAAGATATGATATACATCCATTTGTAAACAAGAAAATACCTAAATCTCCGGTTCGAGAAGTAGACATATCTTTGGAAAGTCTCAATATAATAAAACATAGTAATCCAAAAGAAAAGAAATATATTGTTGCGAGAGATGTTTTTATGCTTTCTTTTTATCTTGGGGGAATGAATCTAATAGACATAATGAATACTCGTTTTGGAGATGATAAGGTAGATTATGTTAGAATAAAGACTAGATTTAAAACTGAAACCGAACAACATTGCCTACTTCCTATAACTGCCCCTGCTAAAAAAATAATAGATCGTTGGATAAATAATAAAACAAAAAAACTAGACTTTGGGTATAGTTTTTCATATCACAATTTCTCAAGATATATATGTAGATCTCTTGCCATACTTGCTAAAGAATTAGGAATAAAAGAAAAGGTGGTCTTTTATTCTGCTAGAAAGTCGTTTGCTCAATACGCTTTCGATTTGGGGATACCTGATAACGTTATAGACTATTGTCTTGCACATTCAGACAAAGGTAGAGGAATTGTAAGATACTATACAAAAACCCGATTTAAACAAGCTGAAATAGCAATAAAGAGAGTTATTGATTATATAGAAGAACCAGACAAATATAAAGAATATATTGAAATGAAGGCAGATATCATGTTGATGAAAACATAG
- a CDS encoding ROK family transcriptional regulator, whose translation MKQHLLKEIEVGTKNALLKKKIITHYIYNGSSTITDLAKELDLSVPTVTKFISEMCEEGYINDYGKLETSGGRYPSLYGLNPESGYFIGVDIKKFAINIGLINFKGDMVELKMNIPFKSENTSEALEELCKLILQFIKKVDIDNDKILNININVSGRVNPESGYSFSQFNFEERPLAEVLTEKIGFRVTIDNDTRAMTYGEYMKGCVKGEKDIIFVNVSWGLGIGIIIDGKIYTGKSGFSGEFGHTNVFDNEIICHCGKKGCLETEASGSALHRILIERIQNGESSILSNRILSKDNVLTLDEIIASVNKEDLLCIEIVEEIGQKLGKQIAGLINIFNPELVIIGGTLSLTGDYITQPIKTAVRKYSLNLVNKDSAIMTSKLKDKAGIVGACMLARSRMFES comes from the coding sequence ATGAAACAACATTTACTGAAAGAAATAGAAGTAGGGACTAAAAACGCTCTTCTTAAGAAGAAGATTATCACACATTATATATATAATGGTAGTTCAACTATTACGGATTTAGCCAAGGAGCTAGATCTTAGTGTCCCAACTGTCACAAAATTCATTAGTGAAATGTGTGAGGAGGGCTATATAAATGATTACGGCAAACTGGAAACGAGTGGAGGGCGCTATCCTAGCTTATACGGCCTAAATCCCGAATCAGGATACTTCATTGGAGTAGATATCAAGAAATTTGCAATTAACATAGGCCTGATCAACTTTAAAGGTGATATGGTAGAGTTAAAGATGAATATCCCTTTCAAATCAGAAAATACGTCGGAAGCACTTGAAGAATTATGTAAACTTATCTTGCAATTTATAAAGAAAGTAGATATTGATAATGATAAAATATTAAATATCAATATAAATGTTTCCGGCAGAGTCAATCCGGAATCCGGATATAGTTTCAGCCAGTTTAATTTCGAAGAAAGACCGCTGGCGGAGGTGTTGACTGAAAAAATCGGATTTCGAGTAACAATTGACAATGATACACGCGCCATGACATACGGAGAATATATGAAAGGGTGCGTAAAAGGAGAAAAAGATATTATTTTTGTAAATGTCAGCTGGGGGCTGGGTATCGGCATTATTATTGACGGGAAAATATATACCGGCAAATCGGGATTTTCCGGAGAATTCGGGCACACAAATGTTTTCGATAATGAAATCATCTGCCATTGTGGGAAAAAAGGTTGTCTGGAGACTGAAGCATCAGGCTCTGCTCTTCATCGAATATTAATAGAACGTATCCAGAACGGAGAAAGTTCAATTTTATCCAACAGGATTTTGTCAAAAGACAATGTTTTGACTTTAGATGAAATTATCGCTTCTGTAAATAAAGAAGATCTGCTTTGTATTGAAATCGTAGAAGAAATAGGCCAAAAACTAGGAAAACAGATTGCCGGATTAATTAATATCTTTAATCCGGAACTAGTTATAATAGGCGGAACCTTATCACTGACAGGCGACTATATTACCCAGCCTATCAAAACAGCAGTACGTAAATACTCGCTCAACCTGGTAAATAAGGATTCAGCTATTATGACCTCCAAATTAAAAGACAAAGCCGGTATTGTCGGAGCCTGTATGCTGGCACGCAGTAGAATGTTTGAAAGTTAA
- a CDS encoding YhcH/YjgK/YiaL family protein, with the protein MIVSNLQNSQRIEGLHPLFKSLFDYVKTHDLLHADLGRIEVDGDHLFINNVNPECVTSDQQVLELHHDYIDVHILLEGEEMIGWKALEDLQNETKAYSKEEDCALYSDRPTTYVSLLPGQFVIVYPEDPHAPVIGSGKIRKLIAKVKL; encoded by the coding sequence ATGATTGTATCTAATCTGCAAAATAGTCAGCGGATTGAAGGACTTCACCCTTTGTTTAAGTCTTTGTTTGACTATGTGAAAACACATGATTTGCTTCATGCCGATTTGGGGCGTATTGAGGTTGATGGTGATCATCTATTTATTAATAATGTGAATCCGGAGTGCGTAACTTCTGATCAGCAGGTTTTAGAATTGCATCATGACTATATTGATGTACATATCTTGTTGGAGGGTGAGGAAATGATTGGTTGGAAAGCTTTAGAAGATTTGCAAAACGAGACTAAGGCATATTCAAAAGAAGAAGATTGTGCTCTGTATTCAGATCGTCCTACTACCTATGTTAGTTTGCTTCCGGGGCAGTTTGTGATTGTATATCCGGAAGATCCTCATGCACCGGTTATTGGTAGTGGTAAAATACGTAAACTGATAGCCAAAGTGAAGCTCTGA
- a CDS encoding MFS transporter, which translates to MKNKSIYPWVVVGLLWIVALLNYMDRQMLSTMQEAMKVDIVELNKAEAFGALMAIFLWIYGFMSPVAGIIADRVNRKWLVVGSLFVWSAVTFLMGYAHDFHELYWLRAIMGVSEALYIPSALSLIADWHEGKSRSLAVGVHMTGLYVGQAIGGFGATAAAAFSWQATFHWFGIVGIVYSLVLILFLKENPIHNVSSKKIDNVPGEKKPSIISGLSLLFTNWAFWIILFYFAAPSLPGWATKNWLPTLFADSLNIPMSEAGPISTITIAVSSFIGVILGGILSDRWVQKNIRGRVYTGAIGLGMTIPALLLLGFGHSFVSVIGAGLLFGIGFGIFDANNMPILCQFVSAKHRATAYGIMNMTGVFAGAAVTEVLGKWTDGGSLGQGFAMLSIVVAVALVLQIYFLRPKTDNMVD; encoded by the coding sequence ATGAAAAACAAAAGTATTTATCCTTGGGTAGTAGTCGGTTTATTGTGGATAGTGGCACTTCTTAATTATATGGACCGCCAAATGCTTTCTACTATGCAAGAAGCTATGAAAGTAGATATTGTAGAACTGAATAAAGCAGAAGCTTTTGGGGCTTTAATGGCTATATTTTTGTGGATCTATGGTTTTATGAGTCCCGTTGCCGGGATTATAGCGGATAGGGTAAATCGTAAGTGGCTAGTTGTCGGTAGTCTTTTTGTTTGGTCCGCTGTCACTTTCTTGATGGGGTATGCCCATGATTTTCATGAACTTTATTGGCTGCGTGCTATAATGGGAGTCAGTGAAGCATTGTATATTCCTTCGGCTTTGTCGTTAATTGCTGACTGGCACGAAGGGAAGTCACGTTCTTTGGCAGTGGGAGTACACATGACCGGTTTATATGTAGGGCAGGCTATTGGTGGTTTTGGAGCTACGGCTGCTGCGGCTTTCTCCTGGCAGGCTACTTTTCATTGGTTTGGTATCGTGGGGATTGTCTATTCTTTGGTACTCATATTATTTTTGAAAGAAAATCCTATTCATAATGTTTCTAGCAAGAAAATAGATAATGTTCCTGGAGAAAAGAAACCTTCTATAATAAGTGGGCTTTCCTTACTGTTTACTAACTGGGCATTTTGGATTATTCTTTTCTATTTTGCTGCTCCCAGTCTTCCGGGGTGGGCAACAAAGAATTGGCTTCCGACCTTATTTGCAGATAGTTTGAATATTCCGATGTCCGAAGCCGGCCCGATATCTACCATAACGATTGCAGTTTCTTCTTTTATCGGCGTTATTTTAGGTGGCATCTTGTCAGACCGTTGGGTACAAAAAAATATTCGTGGACGGGTCTATACCGGAGCTATCGGTTTGGGAATGACTATACCGGCTTTACTTCTGCTGGGTTTTGGACATAGTTTTGTTAGCGTGATTGGTGCAGGCTTACTCTTCGGAATTGGCTTTGGAATATTTGACGCTAATAATATGCCTATTTTATGTCAGTTTGTATCGGCGAAACATCGTGCAACGGCTTATGGTATTATGAATATGACCGGCGTGTTTGCCGGAGCTGCTGTGACAGAAGTGTTAGGGAAATGGACGGATGGAGGAAGCTTGGGACAGGGATTTGCAATGTTGAGCATTGTAGTGGCTGTGGCATTGGTACTTCAAATCTATTTCTTAAGGCCGAAGACAGATAATATGGTAGATTAA
- a CDS encoding dihydrodipicolinate synthase family protein yields MERIKGLIDAPFTPFYENGEVNLEPIEAYAKMLVKNGLQGVFINGSSGEGYMLTEEERMRLAERWVSVAPEGFKVIVHVGSCCVKASRMLAEHAQKIGAWGIGAMAPPFPKIGRIEELVKYIEEIAAGAPELPFYYYHIPAFNGAFLPMVKLLEVVDGRVPNFAGIKYTFESMYEYNQCRLYKNGKFDMLHGQDETILPCLAMGGAQGGIGGTTNYNGKELVGIIEAWEAGDIETARERQNFSQEVINVICHFRGNIVGGKRIMKLIGLDLGKNRTPFQNMTDEEEAQMKAELEAIHFFDRCNKF; encoded by the coding sequence ATGGAACGAATTAAAGGACTTATTGACGCACCGTTTACTCCTTTTTATGAGAATGGTGAGGTGAATTTAGAACCAATTGAAGCATATGCTAAGATGCTGGTAAAGAATGGACTGCAAGGAGTGTTTATCAATGGTTCTTCCGGTGAAGGCTATATGTTGACAGAAGAAGAACGTATGCGATTGGCCGAACGTTGGGTTTCTGTTGCTCCTGAGGGTTTTAAGGTTATAGTGCATGTTGGTAGCTGCTGTGTAAAGGCTAGCCGTATGTTGGCAGAGCATGCACAAAAAATAGGCGCATGGGGGATTGGTGCTATGGCTCCTCCTTTTCCGAAGATTGGCCGTATTGAGGAACTGGTAAAATATATCGAAGAAATAGCAGCCGGGGCACCCGAACTGCCTTTCTATTATTATCATATTCCGGCGTTCAATGGTGCTTTTTTACCAATGGTTAAGCTATTGGAAGTGGTAGACGGTCGTGTTCCCAATTTTGCAGGTATTAAATATACTTTTGAGAGTATGTATGAATATAACCAATGTCGTTTATATAAAAATGGAAAATTCGATATGCTGCATGGACAGGATGAGACAATTCTTCCTTGTCTGGCTATGGGAGGCGCTCAAGGTGGCATTGGAGGAACAACTAATTATAACGGTAAAGAATTGGTCGGTATTATTGAGGCTTGGGAGGCAGGTGATATAGAAACTGCTCGTGAACGCCAAAACTTCTCACAAGAAGTAATAAACGTGATTTGTCATTTCCGTGGGAATATTGTCGGCGGAAAACGTATCATGAAGTTGATAGGGCTTGATTTGGGCAAGAACCGTACTCCGTTTCAGAATATGACAGATGAGGAAGAAGCGCAGATGAAAGCGGAACTTGAAGCTATTCATTTTTTTGACCGATGCAATAAATTTTAA
- a CDS encoding AGE family epimerase/isomerase: MNTTEYLSKWAISYKDDIINNIMPFWMKYGLDREHGGVYTCVNRDGSLIDTTKSVWFQGRFGFIAAYAYNNIEKNPQWLAASKSCIDFIEAHCFDTDGHMFFEVTEDGKPLRKRRYVFSEGFAAIAMAEYALATGEKEYAKKALDIFKRTLHFLNTPGFLEPKYLPTLPSRGHSITMILINTASRIRMVIDDPSLTEQIDTSIAALRKYFIHPEFKALLEMVGPDGEFIDTCNGRVINPGHCIETAWFIMEEAKYRNWDKDLLQLALQILDWSWEWGWDKEFGGIINFRDCRNLPVQDYSQDMKFWWPQTEAIIATLYAYQATGDEKYLQMHQQVSDWAYAHFPDKEYGEWYGYLHRDGTVAQPAKGNLFKGPFHIPRMMIRGYMLCKELL; encoded by the coding sequence ATGAATACAACAGAATATTTGAGTAAGTGGGCTATATCATATAAAGACGATATAATAAATAATATTATGCCGTTTTGGATGAAGTATGGGTTAGATAGAGAACATGGAGGGGTGTATACATGCGTTAATCGTGACGGTAGTTTGATAGATACTACCAAGTCGGTTTGGTTTCAGGGACGTTTTGGATTTATAGCTGCATATGCATATAATAATATAGAAAAGAATCCTCAATGGCTGGCAGCCTCAAAAAGTTGTATTGATTTTATCGAAGCACATTGTTTTGATACGGACGGACATATGTTTTTTGAAGTTACAGAAGACGGAAAGCCCTTGCGTAAACGCCGTTATGTGTTTTCTGAAGGTTTTGCTGCAATAGCAATGGCTGAGTATGCATTAGCAACAGGTGAAAAAGAATATGCGAAAAAAGCTTTGGATATATTTAAACGTACCTTGCATTTCCTGAATACTCCGGGATTTCTTGAGCCAAAATATTTGCCTACTCTGCCTTCAAGAGGTCATTCTATAACAATGATCTTGATTAACACGGCTTCTCGTATCCGTATGGTTATTGATGATCCGTCGTTGACAGAGCAGATAGATACTTCGATTGCAGCGTTACGTAAATATTTTATTCATCCGGAGTTTAAAGCTTTGCTTGAAATGGTGGGACCTGACGGTGAATTCATAGATACTTGTAACGGGCGCGTTATAAACCCGGGGCACTGTATTGAAACTGCGTGGTTTATCATGGAAGAAGCTAAATATCGTAATTGGGATAAGGACTTACTTCAGTTGGCTCTTCAGATTCTTGATTGGTCTTGGGAGTGGGGATGGGACAAGGAATTCGGAGGAATTATCAATTTCCGTGACTGTCGGAATCTTCCTGTTCAGGACTATTCTCAGGATATGAAATTCTGGTGGCCGCAAACAGAAGCTATTATTGCCACTTTATATGCTTATCAGGCTACCGGAGATGAAAAATATCTTCAGATGCATCAACAGGTGAGTGATTGGGCGTATGCTCATTTCCCGGATAAGGAATATGGGGAATGGTATGGTTATCTTCATCGTGACGGTACTGTGGCCCAACCCGCTAAGGGGAATCTTTTTAAAGGACCTTTCCATATACCTCGTATGATGATTCGTGGTTATATGCTTTGTAAAGAGCTTCTTTGA